From the genome of Calliopsis andreniformis isolate RMS-2024a unplaced genomic scaffold, iyCalAndr_principal scaffold0022, whole genome shotgun sequence, one region includes:
- the LOC143186974 gene encoding uncharacterized protein LOC143186974, whose amino-acid sequence MGLNSGNVSLVKAVIQKLICTKNLDIFLSAYKNDIFRINVNELCTKLSDDTAREVNSNSKDHSERKNIIIKKHKADNYLFGSVIKNKKKENVKFVSEQSGTSETLSHNNELESELQWVLRTSNAKHIKRLNITKQNITKKVEFTDDRNVKSDEYLDNKINKIESSETPNYISKNLSQSVHNIVLPKELEDVTLFPISGSKSLDNENIWHRESNENLYIPSVTRILQNTMSEASKQALEQWKKNMIEKLGLEQFDIYCKELLKNGRLFHSCIEDTLLQKEITVPSEVELAYSSVQPVLCNIETVKNLETHVLHPNLQYKGVVDCIAFYRGNLCIIDWKKSDKQKLTLASTFDAPLQVAAYIGAVNASDNYPFKVDRGLIVVAYTDGKPATIHEVKDRALELAWRNWLKRLRQHYVNTNEQKLGNTV is encoded by the exons ATGGGATTAAACTCAGGAAATGTATCACTTGTGAAGGCTGTGATTCAAAAATTAATATGTACAAAGAATCTGGATATATTTTTAAGCGCATATAAGAATGACATTTTTAGGATCAATGTCAATGAGCTATGTACTAAACTTAGTGATGATACAGCAAGAGAGGTCAATAGTAATTCAAAAGATCATAGTGAaaggaaaaatataataataaaaaaacataAAGCAGATAACTACTTATTTGGAtcagtaataaaaaataaaaaaaaggaaaatgtaAAATTTGTATCAGAACAATCAGGAACTTCAGAAACATTATCTCATAATAATGAGCTTGAATCAGAACTTCAGTGGGTATTAAGAACATCAAATGCAAAACATATAAAACGTTTGAATATTACAAAACAGAATATTACAAAGAAAGTAGAGTTCACTGATGACAGAAACGTAAAATCTGATGAATATTTAGATAATAAAATCAATAAGATAGAATCATCTGAAACACCAAATTACATTTCAAAAAATTTGTCACAAAGTGTTCATAATATAGTATTACCAAAAGAACTAGAAGATGTAACATTGTTTCCCATTTCTGGCTCCAAATCACTTGACAATGAGAATATATGGCATAGAGAAAgtaatgaaaatttatatattCCTAGTGTAACTCGTATTCTTCAAAATACTATGTCTGAAGCATCAAAACAGGCATTAGAACAATGGAAGAAaaatatgattgaaaagctaggtCTTGAGCAGTTTGATATATATTGTAAAG AATTATTGAAAAATGGTAGGTTGTTTCACTCTTGCATAGAAGATACTCTACTCCAGAAGGAGATTACAGTTCCTTCAGAAGTAGAGTTAGCATACAGCAGTGTGCAACCTGTTTTGTGCAACATAGAAACTGTCAAAAACCTCGAAACTCACGTGTTACATCCAAATTTGCAGTACAAAGGAGTCGTGGACTGCATTGCTTTCTATAG GGGTAATCTTTGCATAATCGACTGGAAAAAATCTGATAAACAAAAATTAACACTTGCATCGACTTTCGATGCACCACTGCAGGTTGCCGCTTATATCGGCGCTGTAAATGCCTCAGATAACTACCCATTTAAG GTAGATAGGGGGTTGATTGTAGTTGCTTACACGGACGGTAAGCCTGCAACTATCCACGAGGTGAAAGACAGAGCTTTAGAACTAGCGTGGAGAAATTGGTTAAAAAGACTGCGACAGCATTATGTTAATACTAATGAACAGAAATTAGGTAATACTGTGTAA
- the Tko gene encoding 30S ribosomal protein S12 technical knockout isoform X1 — protein MNILARSIVGVARSCLGNSIEGTRPHLTRLCMNPGSQGSLVNAARSCLGNLFQGFEQIRLGSTLSQLHRKKGYKKFRKNKNPLDGKPFAKGIVLKTVIRKPKKPNSANRKCVVVRLSTGKEMTAYIPGIGHNLQEHNVVLCRVGRVQDTPGIKIKCVRGKYDLPHVIKKPQ, from the exons ATGAACATCTTAGCTAGAAGTATAGTGGGTGTAGCGAGGTCTTGCTTAGGAAATTCCATTGAAG GCACCAGACCACATTTGACCAGACTATGTATGAACCCTGGCTCTCAAG GAAGTCTGGTGAATGCAGCTAGGTCATGCTTAGGAAATTTATTTCAAG GCTTCGAACAGATACGACTGGGATCAACATTGAGTCAGCTGCACAGAAAGAAGGGTTACAAAAAATTTAGGAAAAATAAAAATCCTCTGGATGGGAAGCCGTTCGCGAAAGGGATAGTGTTAAAGACGGTGATTAGGAAGCCAAAGAAGCCAAACTCTGCTAATCGAAAGTGTGTTGTCGTTCGACTTTCCACTGGCAAGGAAATGACTGCTTACATACCTG GCAttggccacaatcttcaagaaCACAACGTGGTGTTATGCAGGGTGGGAAGGGTGCAAGACACCCCTGGTATCAAAATAAAATGCGTCCGTGGGAAGTACGATTTACCTCACGTCATTAAGAAGCCCCAATAA
- the Tko gene encoding 30S ribosomal protein S12 technical knockout isoform X2, which produces MNILARSIVGVARSCLGNSIEGFEQIRLGSTLSQLHRKKGYKKFRKNKNPLDGKPFAKGIVLKTVIRKPKKPNSANRKCVVVRLSTGKEMTAYIPGIGHNLQEHNVVLCRVGRVQDTPGIKIKCVRGKYDLPHVIKKPQ; this is translated from the exons ATGAACATCTTAGCTAGAAGTATAGTGGGTGTAGCGAGGTCTTGCTTAGGAAATTCCATTGAAG GCTTCGAACAGATACGACTGGGATCAACATTGAGTCAGCTGCACAGAAAGAAGGGTTACAAAAAATTTAGGAAAAATAAAAATCCTCTGGATGGGAAGCCGTTCGCGAAAGGGATAGTGTTAAAGACGGTGATTAGGAAGCCAAAGAAGCCAAACTCTGCTAATCGAAAGTGTGTTGTCGTTCGACTTTCCACTGGCAAGGAAATGACTGCTTACATACCTG GCAttggccacaatcttcaagaaCACAACGTGGTGTTATGCAGGGTGGGAAGGGTGCAAGACACCCCTGGTATCAAAATAAAATGCGTCCGTGGGAAGTACGATTTACCTCACGTCATTAAGAAGCCCCAATAA